The Rhododendron vialii isolate Sample 1 chromosome 8a, ASM3025357v1 genome has a window encoding:
- the LOC131336617 gene encoding geraniol 8-hydroxylase-like: MEFFSLVLYLLLTTILLTLLPLLSRSRAGPKLPPGPAPLPVVGNLLKLGDKPHKSLAELAKIHGPIMSLKLGRKTAVVISSPALAKEVLQKQDLAFSSRTIPNAAHAHDHDKYSVVWLPVADRWRSLRKIMNSHIFSGSRLDANQNLRKKKVQELIDYAGKCCQDGIAVDIGSVIFTTSLNLLSNTLFSVDIANPNQDSAKQFRDLVWQIMVEAGKPNLVDYFPALEKIDPQGVRSRMMDYFKKMLELFGRLIDERLELRRLGESGGEKDVIDILLNINEENNEEIDRTHIEHLCLDLFVAGTDTTSSSVEWAMAELLHSPNTLDRAKAELEKTLGKRKTVQESDIAQLPYLRAIMKETMRLHPPGPFLIPHTVEADVEISGYTVPQGAQVLVNAWAIGRDPSVWTNPTSFMPERFLDSDIDFRGRDFELIPFGAGRRICPGLSLAVRVVPVMLGSLINSFDWKLEGEIKPEELDMDDKFGLTLQKAQPLRVVPFPL; the protein is encoded by the exons ATGGAGTTCTTCAGCTTAGTTCTATATCTCTTGTTAACCACCATTTTGTTAACCCTCCTTCCACTACTAAGCAGAAGCAGAGCAGGCCCAAAGCTTCCACCTGGCCCGGCACCGCTTCCGGTTGTCGGAAACCTTCTGAAACTCGGTGACAAGCCCCATAAGTCCCTGGCCGAGCTGGCCAAAATCCACGGGCCAATCATGAGTTTGAAACTGGGCCGAAAAACCGCAGTGGTCATTTCATCACCAGCCTTGGCGAAAGAAGTCCTCCAAAAACAGGATCTCGCCTTCTCCAGCAGAACCATCCCCAACGCCGCCCATGCCCACGACCACGACAAATACTCCGTTGTATGGTTGCCGGTGGCAGATCGGTGGCGAAGTCTCCGTAAAATCATGAACTCTCATATATTTTCAG GTAGCAGACTTGATGCTAATCAAAATCTACGCAAGAAAAAGGTGCAAGAACTCATTGACTATGCCGGAAAATGTTGCCAAGATGGTATTGCGGTGGACATAGGCAGCGTCATTTTCACAACATCCCTAAATTTGTTATCCAACACCTTATTTTCAGTGGATATCGCCAATCCAAATCAAGATTCAGCGAAACAATTCAGGGATTTGGTTTGGCAAATCATGGTAGAGGCCGGTAAGCCCAATTTGGTTGATTACTTTCCTGCCCTTGAGAAGATTGATCCACAGGGAGTAAGGAGTCGAATGATGGATTATTTCAAGAAAATGCTTGAGTTGTTTGGCCGACTGATTGATGAACGATTGGAGTTGAGGAGATTGGGGGAAAGTGGTGGAGAaaaggatgtgatagatattcTGCTCAATATCAATGAAGAGAATAATGAAGAGATCGATAGAACTCACATAGAGCATCTGTGCTTG GACCTATTTGTAGCAGGGACTGATACGACATCGAGCTCAGTTGAGTGGGCAATGGCAGAACTACTGCACAGTCCTAATACTTTAGACAGAGCCAAAGCCGAGCTTGAAAAAACTCTTGGCAAAAGGAAAACGGTACAAGAATCAGACATCGCACAACTTCCTTATTTGAGAGCAATCATGAAAGAGACCATGAGGCTACACCCGCCGGGTCCATTTTTAATCCCACACACGGTTGAGGCAGACGTTGAAATATCTGGCTACACAGTCCCACAAGGGGCTCAAGTGCTAGTGAATGCTTGGGCTATTGGTCGCGACCCAAGCGTATGGACAAACCCAACCTCATTTATGCCTGAGAGGTTTTTGGACTCGGACATCGATTTCCGAGGTAGAGACTTCGAGCTGATACCTTTTGGAGCAGGACGAAGAATTTGCCCCGGATTATCTCTGGCCGTACGGGTAGTTCCGGTGATGTTAGGTTCGCTCATAAACTCGTTTGATTGGAAGCTTGAAGGTGAAATCAAGCCAGAAGAGTTGGACATGGACGACAAGTTTGGCCTTACCTTACAAAAGGCTCAGCCTCTGCGTGTTGTTCCATTCCCTCTATGA